The Candida dubliniensis CD36 chromosome 2, complete sequence genome contains a region encoding:
- a CDS encoding RNA binding protein, putative (Similar to S. cerevisiae NAB6;~Similar to S. pombe NRD1) → MYQQPMYFNMRRSMDIPPPLHLSNQSDNEIPSQYTPITPFDISYGQSMIPSNLLMNSPYFTPPPTASQYFPPQYSRNSSCTGSQSSSPRGTHSKLRLNGSKGIHNNSQHENTRKLHYISSLNNGNLQNAVSMNHVTDQPSCSRTVIFRNISENVSMHEFLDAIDFGPIEYCKIFSKPTPRFTKEKFPEYPDNMQVCYVSFSNYRIALAFYSKYTQDTNLMNGLKEKLKNSTYLKIQLNDTQGKHRSTSYSNQDYLKLKTLNYILEFNATRCLTISFSAVHEFPENANIDSIHENIRSSILTHCEKFGQVEDFVFNMETGKDNCGELVVHFCSIDSAIKAYESLSKRINQNSHYKNRDNNNRSDTTNDSSTKSFSSLNDIRFSGVEFGKDRCDKNVINTERPVLYSSSSKGQIQCIPEDEETGTEDQPGDTSDLKEFITSPEIERVPGTLNIADPISPNSSDVEGGSPMKSPIVNGENGLESPSLSNADYSVASFSPRFHSSFPQAPYLPGNPMLTNSNVSLVSLSGPDPQTFGNRSIYLGNLHPGTTIEEIANNVRAGGLVESINYRPEKRVCFITFIDPNIAYKFYMSHQVLHQLVIHGYDVTVGWANQPSGPLPRDIGVAVSSGATRNVYIGIKTFNSSGATDASEKSTKIPLPSEQELRDDFGKFGPLEQINFIHNRESGFMNFLRIADAIKVVSIFEYGIADSMKRLKRVLKSEEEAEKFYNKYKTFKVSFAKDRCGNPPKFSFKKRGTEDMNMYQQYERHSTSSFRQSRGNQEPHTNNKNSTDEYNKEVIAQEAAMVFGIVSKTNAENQGNTSTELSDLPETKEEEGESNEHKGAITQNGDKDNKVNILGDVKEQKSQRNGSHNKDREENNNDEEEEEEDDGDDDDYDDVSIIIGSDDTASFNASFSKQTKREGKASRTRPRYQKIYHHSYSEPSFRRSSSNVSLNSSMNYSQGPYMQPQPVYFLPHLSRNNSSSSFMSSNMYGPPANVPPPHPYFVSPPQFIPQAQVCYPQMMQAPSGQVNNPYSSSGSQVMAQYLAKSQQDNMMYGMVPKNGDTFDSSYNDNGSYSSRRSEGSFRRGYRK, encoded by the coding sequence ATGTATCAACAACCAATGTACTTTAATATGCGTCGATCTATGGACATACCGCCACCTTTAcatttatcaaatcaatcagATAACGAGATTCCTAGTCAATACACTCCGATTACACCATTTGACATAAGCTATGGCCAATCTATGATTCCATCCAACTTGTTGATGAACTCACCATATTTTACACCACCTCCAACGGCAAGCCAATACTTCCCTCCCCAGTATTCAAGAAACAGTTCTTGTACTGGATCTCAGTCGTCGTCACCGAGAGGTACACATTCAAAATTGCGCTTGAACGGTAGTAAAGGTATACATAATAACAGTCAACATGAAAATACCAGGAAATTGCATTATATATCTTCCTTGAATAATGGTAACCTCCAAAACGCAGTGTCAATGAACCATGTGACTGATCAGCCAAGTTGCTCGAGAACAGTGATTTTCAGAAACATATCTGAAAACGTGTCAATGCACGAGTTCTTGGATGCTATAGATTTTGGCCCCATAGAATAttgtaaaatattttccaaaccaacaccaagattcacaaaagaaaagtttCCTGAGTATCCTGACAACATGCAAGTATGCTACGTGTCGTTTAGTAATTACAGAATCGCGTTGGCATTCTACTCTAAGTACACACAAGATACCAATCTTATGAATGGGCTAAAAGAGAAGTTGAAAAACTCGACTTACTTGAAAATTCAGTTGAATGATACACAAGGCAAACACAGATCCACTTCATATTCCAACCAGGATTatttaaagttgaaaacactcaattatattttggAATTCAATGCGACAAGATGTTTAACCATCTCATTCAGCGCTGTTCATGAATTTCCAGAGAATGCCAACATTGATTCGATTCACGAGAACATTAGATCGTCAATATTGACTCATTGTGAAAAGTTTGGCCAAGTTGAAGATTTTGTATTTAACATGGAAACTGGTAAGGACAATTGTGGCGAGCTTGTGGTGCATTTTTGCTCCATTGATTCTGCAATCAAAGCTTATGAGAGTCtttcaaaaagaataaatcaGAATTCGCATTATAAAAATAGggacaacaacaaccgtAGTGATACAACCAATGATTCTTCTACAAAGAGTTTTAGTAGTTTGAATGATATTAGATTTTCAGGGGTGGAGTTTGGTAAAGATCGATGTGACAAGAACGTCATAAATACAGAGAGACCCGTCTTATATTCCTCATCATCGAAAGGTCAAATTCAGTGCATTCCAGAGGATGAAGAGACCGGTACAGAAGATCAACCTGGAGACACTTCtgatttgaaagaatttATCACCTCTCCCGAGATTGAAAGAGTCCCTGGTACATTAAACATTGCTGATCCAATAAGTCCAAATTCCTCTGATGTCGAAGGAGGATCGCCCATGAAGTCTCCAATAGTTAACGGCGAGAATGGTTTAGAATCCCCCAGTTTAAGCAATGCTGATTATTCAGTGGCTTCATTTAGTCCAAGATTCCATTCTTCATTTCCTCAAGCTCCTTATTTACCAGGAAACCCTATGTTGACAAACTCTAACGTATCGCTTGTGTCATTATCTGGACCTGATCCACAAACCTTTGGTAATAGATCGATATATTTAGGAAATTTGCATCCAGGCACAACTATAGAAGAAATTGCTAACAACGTTAGAGCTGGTGGTTTAgttgaatcaattaactATCGACCAGAGAAACGAGTTTGTTTCATTACTTTTATTGACCCTAATATTGCTTACAAGTTCTATATGAGCCACCAGGTGTTGCACCAACTAGTTATTCATGGGTATGATGTCACTGTTGGATGGGCAAATCAACCTAGTGGACCATTGCCACGTGATATTGGAGTTGCTGTCAGTTCAGGTGCTACAAGAAATGTGTATATTGGAATTAAAACTTTTAATAGCAGCGGTGCTACTGATGCGTCCGagaaatcaacaaaaattccATTGCCATCTGAACAAGAATTGCGTGATGATTTTGGAAAGTTTGGTCCATTAGAACAAATCAACTTTATTCACAACAGGGAAAGTGGATTTATGAATTTTTTGCGTATTGCTGACGCAATTAAAGTCGTTTCTATTTTTGAGTATGGTATTGCTGATAGCATGAAACGATTAAAAAGAGTTCTCAAACTGGAAGAAGAAGCCGAAAAGTTTTATAACAAGTACAAAACTTTTAAGGTTAGTTTTGCCAAAGACAGATGTGGTAACCCCCCAAAGTTTTCATTTAAGAAAAGAGGTACCGAAGATATGAACATGTATCAGCAATACGAACGCCATTCGACTTCTAGTTTCAGGCAGCTGCGAGGTAACCAAGAGCCTCAtacaaacaacaagaatagTACAGATGAATATAATAAGGAAGTGATTGCACAAGAGGCAGCAATGGTATTTGGTATTGTGAGCAAAACTAATGCAGAAAACCAGGGGAACACATCTACTGAATTGTCAGATTTACcagaaacaaaagaagaagaaggtgAATCGAACGAACATAAAGGCGCCATTACTCAAAATGGAGATAAGGATAATAAAGTAAATATATTGGGGGATGTCAAGGAACAGAAATCACAACGAAACGGTTCTCATAATAAAGATAGagaagaaaacaacaatgacgaagaagaagaagaagaggatgATGGTGACGACGACGATTATGACGATGTATCTATAATCATTGGATCCGATGACACTGCATCGTTTAACGCTAGTTTTAGTAAGCAAACTAAAAGAGAAGGTAAAGCATCAAGAACAAGACCACGATACCAAAAAATATACCATCATAGTTATTCTGAACCATCATTCAGAAGAAGCTCTTCAAATGTGTCATTGAATAGTTCAATGAATTACAGCCAGGGACCATATATGCAGCCACAAcctgtttattttttgccACATCTTAGTCGCAACAATTCTTCATCTAGCTTTATGTCTAGTAACATGTATGGTCCTCCAGCTAATGTTCCACCACCTCATCCTTACTTTGTTTCTCCTCCCCAATTTATACCTCAAGCCCAAGTTTGTTACCCTCAAATGATGCAGGCTCCAAGTGGACAAGTCAACAATCCTTATTCAAGTTCTGGATCTCAGGTTATGGCACAATATTTAGCCAAGTCTCAACAGGATAACATGATGTATGGAATGGTGCCTAAGAATGGTGATACATTTGATAGCTCgtataatgataatggCCTGTACTCAAGCAGACGAAGTGAAGGTTCCTTTCGTCGTGGATATAGAAAATAA
- the ScAVT1 gene encoding aminoacid vacuolar transporter, putative (In S. cerevisiae, imports large neutral amino acids into the vacuole; member of a family of seven S. cerevisiae genes (AVT1-7) related to vesicular GABA-glycine transporters), translating into MPSPDLTDLPSAPKQRRQSFMDYGGPNSINNFASSYSRAQQYIGTSFMEQGGEYMESPPQLSSRPLRDDNEAFLSSDDNSIRSDNDSNNQTDHMDFPLPPPIDWSNNSVFDETSELLPALSRISTKRHSFSIITGNSTAAQTIFNSINTLIGIGMLSLPLGFKMSGWLFGSLLLVVSAFLTNTTAKYLGKILYRHQELMTYGDIAYAYGGKYFSYLVTLFFVVDLFGASLTLIILFADSFTIVWPHVPALKAIIVTAVFVLSLLPLSMLSIFSLLGIISTVGIILSVFICGFIVDTSPGSLLIPATTTLLPPNPINLLFSLGIFMAPWGGHPVFPELYRDMRHPSKFTKSSNISFLVTYLLDFSIAATGYLMYGLMVDDSIVKSIMQNPNYPPIINSILCILMGMLPISKLPLVTKPIITSYENIFGITAKYVKLDENGKLIDTYGPKRVFSRIVFCCVLLISALLLTSFGKLVAFLGSAICYTVCLTLPLLFYLKLNRPSIGKLEGLLIKIGIIFSITAAILGTYASIGLTIPE; encoded by the coding sequence ATGCCCCTGCCTGATCTTACAGACCTTCCTAGTGCACCCAAACAGCGACGCCAATCGTTTATGGATTATGGTGGTCCCAATTCTATAAACAACTTTGCATCATCGTACTCGAGGGCCCAGCAATATATTGGTACTTCATTTATGGAGCAAGGAGGTGAATATATGGAATCTCCACCACAATTATCATCAAGACCTTTACGTGACGATAATGAAGCATTCCTAAGTAGTGATGACAACTCGATACGTTCGGACAATGATAGTAACAACCAAACAGACCACATGGATTTCCCACTACCACCCCCTATTGACTGGTCAAATAATTCCGTATTTGATGAAACAAGCGAATTATTACCGGCTTTATCACGAATTTCTACCAAAAGACATTCATTCAGTATAATAACCGGGAATTCCACAGCAGCACAAACtatattcaattcaataaacaCGTTGATTGGCATTGGAATGTTGTCTTTACCGCTTGGATTTAAAATGTCAGGTTGGTTATTTGGATCCTTGTTGCTTGTTGTATCGGCATTTTTAACAAACACAACAGCTAAATATTTAGGGAAAATATTGTATCGTCATCAAGAATTAATGACTTATGGGGATATTGCCTATGCATACGGCGGTAAATATTTTCTGTATTTGGTCACTCTATTTTTTGTCGTTGATTTGTTTGGTGCTTCTTTgacattaataatattgtttgCTGATAGTTTTACCATTGTTTGGCCCCATGTTCCTGCCCTTAAAGCAATTATTGTTACGGCAGTATTTGTGTTATCTTTATTACCACTAAGTATGTTATCTATTTTCAGTCTATTGGGAATAATTTCGACTGTTGGTATAATACTTTCAGTGTTTATATGTGGATTTATAGTTGATACATCTCCTGGATCTTTGTTAATACCAGCAACTACTACTTTATTACCACCAAACCCCataaatttattgttcAGCTTGGGAATATTTATGGCTCCCTGGGGTGGTCATCCGGTATTCCCAGAATTGTATCGTGATATGAGACATCCTTCCAAATTTACCAAGTCGAGCAATATCTCATTTCTTGTTACTTATCTTTTGGATTTTTCTATTGCTGCCACTGGGTATTTAATGTATGGATTAATGGTTGATGATTCAATTGTGAAAAGCATTATGCAAAATCCAAATTATCCGCCaattataaattcaatattatgTATCTTAATGGGGATGCTACCAATTTCGAAATTGCCATTAGTCACTAAACCAATCATTACTTCttatgaaaatatttttggCATCACAGCAAAATACGTTAAATTGGACGAAAATGggaaattgattgatactTATGGACCAAAAAGGGTGTTTAGTAGAATTGTTTTCTGTTGTGTGTTATTGATAAGtgcattattattaacttCATTTGGGAAATTAGTGGCATTTTTAGGAAGTGCTATTTGTTATACTGTATGCTTGACATTGccattattgttttatttaaaattaaatagaCCAAGCATTGGCAAGTTAGAAGGCTTGttaattaaaattggaatcattttttcaattactGCTGCTATACTAGGAACTTATGCATCTATTGGATTGACAATACCTGAATAG